One Parcubacteria group bacterium DNA window includes the following coding sequences:
- a CDS encoding recombination protein O N-terminal domain-containing protein yields MYTIFHTDAIVLGGQDRGEASRTLALFTREHGLIHAHTQGLRELKSKLRYALQDFSCAHVNLVHGKNGWKVTSAIHKRSFLPGGEEKARLGAIVRVSKLLRRLLPGEEKNETLYDEILETFSVIKNTPLSAEYVFNIEVILVMRILALLGYWGDDARFAPFLEKGTTREELLQQMMNIKPFAIREINKALKETQL; encoded by the coding sequence GTGTATACCATCTTTCACACTGACGCCATTGTGCTTGGGGGTCAAGATCGCGGTGAAGCAAGCCGCACACTCGCACTTTTTACACGTGAGCACGGGCTCATACATGCCCACACCCAAGGCCTTCGTGAGCTCAAGTCAAAACTGCGCTACGCACTACAGGATTTTTCGTGTGCCCACGTTAACCTTGTACACGGCAAAAACGGTTGGAAAGTGACAAGCGCCATCCACAAGCGCTCATTTCTACCTGGGGGTGAAGAGAAGGCGCGACTAGGGGCTATTGTACGTGTCTCAAAACTTCTACGTCGCTTGCTTCCAGGAGAAGAGAAAAACGAAACGTTATATGACGAGATTCTTGAGACTTTTTCCGTAATTAAAAACACACCTCTTAGTGCTGAATATGTTTTTAACATCGAAGTAATACTTGTCATGCGCATCCTCGCGCTCCTTGGGTATTGGGGCGACGATGCTCGGTTTGCTCCTTTTTTGGAAAAAGGCACAACAAGGGAGGAGTTACTCCAACAAATGATGAATATAAAACCTTTTGCTATTCGCGAAATCAACAAAGCGCTTAAGGAGACACAATTATAG
- a CDS encoding 50S ribosomal protein L28 gives MAKICPLCEKKSSMGGGYSNRVRATQFNPTGKRRRQPNLQWAKLLSGKRMKACTKCIKAGKHLSIR, from the coding sequence ATGGCAAAAATCTGTCCATTGTGCGAAAAAAAATCTAGTATGGGCGGCGGTTACTCTAACAGGGTCCGTGCGACACAGTTCAACCCAACAGGAAAGCGTCGAAGACAGCCTAATTTGCAATGGGCAAAATTACTTTCAGGTAAGAGAATGAAGGCCTGCACAAAGTGTATTAAGGCAGGGAAGCACCTTTCAATCCGCTAA
- a CDS encoding site-2 protease family protein, which yields MAIELLIPLVLILIISVVAHEVSHGYMAEMLGDPTARLEGRLTLNPLKHLDLWGSILIPLLLIVTKAGFLIGWAKPVPYNPYNLRDQRWGEAKVAIAGPLVNLCIALVFGLLIRFGAQGGLLSSVAPEVVHLLAFVVYINLLLAFFNLIPIPPLDGSKVLAAILPFHLAERYRALMEWALQYGFFVTIAFVFLFLYFLWPFFFAFLTMLFEIITDIPFEVFLG from the coding sequence ATGGCAATTGAGCTTCTCATTCCCCTTGTTTTGATCCTCATTATCTCGGTCGTCGCACATGAGGTGTCGCACGGGTATATGGCCGAGATGTTGGGAGATCCCACCGCTCGTCTAGAGGGACGCCTCACCCTCAATCCACTGAAGCATCTTGATTTGTGGGGCTCCATCTTGATCCCGCTTCTCCTTATCGTCACGAAGGCCGGGTTTCTTATTGGGTGGGCAAAACCAGTACCGTATAATCCATATAATCTTCGCGACCAGAGGTGGGGAGAGGCAAAGGTGGCCATTGCGGGCCCCCTCGTCAATCTGTGTATCGCGCTTGTTTTCGGACTCCTAATTCGTTTTGGTGCACAAGGTGGGCTTCTCTCAAGTGTTGCCCCTGAAGTAGTGCATCTGCTCGCGTTCGTGGTGTACATAAACCTCTTGCTCGCATTTTTTAACCTCATCCCAATCCCGCCGCTCGACGGGTCAAAGGTGTTGGCGGCAATTTTACCCTTTCATCTAGCAGAGCGATATCGCGCGTTAATGGAGTGGGCACTACAATACGGCTTTTTTGTCACCATTGCGTTTGTTTTCTTATTCCTCTATTTCCTCTGGCCGTTCTTCTTCGCATTTCTCACAATGCTTTTCGAGATCATTACAGACATTCCTTTCGAGGTGTTTTTGGGGTAG
- the rpsL gene encoding 30S ribosomal protein S12 encodes MATINQLIKRPRRTPKRKSKTPAIARGFNTLKNRPVFYPSPFKRGVCVQVRTTTPRKPNSAVRKIARVRLTNGQEITAYIPGEGHNLQEHSVVLVRGGKVKDIGVRYTIVRGILDAAGVDKRRQARSLYGAKRPKK; translated from the coding sequence ATGGCAACAATAAACCAACTGATTAAAAGACCGAGAAGGACACCAAAGAGAAAGTCCAAAACACCCGCAATCGCGCGTGGTTTCAACACGCTCAAGAACAGGCCGGTCTTTTACCCATCTCCTTTTAAGCGTGGTGTGTGTGTGCAGGTTCGTACCACAACCCCTCGTAAACCGAACTCTGCGGTCCGAAAGATTGCACGTGTACGCCTTACTAATGGTCAGGAAATTACAGCGTACATCCCCGGAGAAGGACACAACCTTCAGGAACACTCCGTGGTCCTAGTTCGCGGCGGAAAGGTTAAGGACATCGGCGTTCGCTACACGATCGTTCGCGGTATTCTTGATGCGGCCGGTGTTGATAAGAGGCGCCAGGCAAGAAGTCTGTACGGCGCGAAGCGTCCCAAGAAATAA
- the rpsG gene encoding 30S ribosomal protein S7: MRRPVKKRHIVPADYKYNSQKIEKFVNYVMKDGEKTVARKVVYGALDEIAKKVKTDNPLEVFDKAIKNIGPTVEVRTRRIGGANYQVPREVKTDRRLALAMRWLLLAARGKKGRPIHIKLADEIIAASNNEGEAVQKKANVHKMAEANKAFAHFTW; this comes from the coding sequence ATGAGGCGTCCAGTAAAAAAACGACATATCGTACCAGCCGATTACAAATACAATTCTCAAAAGATTGAGAAGTTTGTTAACTATGTAATGAAAGACGGCGAAAAGACCGTTGCAAGGAAAGTCGTATACGGAGCACTCGACGAGATTGCCAAGAAGGTTAAGACAGACAACCCACTTGAGGTGTTTGATAAGGCAATCAAAAACATTGGTCCGACAGTCGAGGTGAGAACGCGCCGCATTGGTGGCGCGAACTACCAAGTACCACGCGAGGTCAAAACCGATCGACGTCTCGCGCTTGCTATGCGCTGGCTTCTTCTCGCCGCGCGTGGCAAGAAAGGGCGCCCCATACACATAAAGCTTGCCGATGAGATTATCGCCGCTTCAAACAACGAAGGTGAGGCGGTGCAGAAGAAAGCGAATGTTCACAAAATGGCCGAAGCCAACAAGGCGTTTGCCCACTTTACGTGGTAA
- the fusA gene encoding elongation factor G: MQRDYPLERVRNFGIIAHIDAGKTTTSERVLFYTGMTHKIGEVHEGDTVTDWMEQERERGITITAAAITCFWTKTDEADKSINKKYRFNIIDTPGHIDFTAEVKRSLRVLDGAVVVFDGVAGVEPQSETNWRYADEAQVPRLCFINKLDRTGASFERSYASILDRLNKNAIRMQIPIGEESGFEGVVDLLKMKAYHFVGEMGAKVVEVEIPENLKASAEKFRHELVEKIAGENDELMSAYLEGKEIPIADLKKVLRELVIKNKIFPVFVGSALKNKGVQLVLDAVVDYLPGPLDIPAVVGTDPKTGEKIERHPSDEEPFTALAFKLQSDPFVGQLTFFRVYSGSVEAGSYIYNSTTGEKERLGRIVRLQANEREEVKKVFAGEIAAAVGLKGTKTSHTLCDENNPVVLEKIVFAEPVVSMKVEPKTKADQERLGMALSRLVDEDPTFRVKTDTETLETIISGMGELHLEILVDRMKREFKVEVNVGAPQVAYHETVTTLAEAESKYIRQTGGRGQYGHVKIRVKPLEPIAEGEKIPKNVKRGDHFEFVNSIKGGVVPQEYIAPVEKGVKEAMERGILAGFPVVDVSVDLYDGSYHEVDSSELAFKIAGSLAFQDAAKRAKPVLLEPIMKLEVIVPKKFMGDVTGNLNSKRGQVTDMEERGELQVIHALIPLAEMFGYVTTLRSMTEGRGTSTMEFEKYEIVPRHVAEEIIAKRA, encoded by the coding sequence ATGCAACGCGACTATCCTCTTGAACGAGTTAGAAACTTCGGAATTATCGCACACATTGACGCAGGAAAAACCACCACATCGGAGCGGGTCCTTTTTTATACAGGGATGACGCACAAGATTGGTGAGGTGCACGAGGGAGATACTGTTACTGACTGGATGGAACAAGAGCGCGAGCGTGGCATTACCATCACAGCCGCCGCTATTACGTGTTTTTGGACGAAGACCGACGAGGCAGACAAGAGCATCAACAAGAAGTATCGTTTCAATATCATCGACACTCCCGGTCACATCGACTTTACCGCAGAAGTGAAGCGTTCTCTTCGTGTGCTGGACGGCGCCGTCGTCGTCTTCGACGGAGTGGCGGGCGTTGAGCCACAATCAGAAACAAACTGGCGTTATGCAGACGAAGCGCAGGTGCCCCGTCTCTGTTTCATAAACAAACTCGACCGTACGGGAGCATCTTTCGAAAGATCCTACGCGAGCATTCTTGATCGTTTGAATAAAAACGCTATACGTATGCAGATTCCGATTGGCGAAGAGAGTGGTTTTGAGGGAGTTGTGGATCTCTTGAAGATGAAGGCATACCACTTTGTGGGGGAAATGGGGGCAAAAGTCGTTGAAGTCGAGATTCCAGAAAACCTCAAGGCCTCGGCAGAGAAGTTCCGACATGAGCTAGTCGAAAAGATTGCTGGAGAAAACGATGAGTTAATGAGCGCGTACCTCGAGGGCAAAGAAATTCCCATTGCTGATTTGAAAAAGGTGCTTCGCGAACTGGTTATTAAAAATAAGATTTTTCCAGTGTTTGTTGGTTCTGCACTTAAAAATAAAGGAGTGCAACTGGTGCTCGATGCCGTTGTCGATTATTTGCCAGGACCTCTCGACATCCCTGCGGTTGTTGGAACTGATCCGAAAACTGGAGAAAAAATTGAGCGTCACCCTTCCGACGAAGAGCCCTTTACCGCACTTGCTTTCAAATTACAAAGCGATCCGTTTGTTGGCCAGCTCACATTCTTCCGTGTGTATTCCGGTTCTGTTGAGGCGGGTTCATATATTTACAACTCCACAACTGGTGAAAAAGAGCGCCTCGGCCGTATCGTGCGTCTCCAGGCAAATGAACGTGAAGAGGTGAAAAAAGTTTTTGCCGGGGAAATTGCCGCAGCCGTCGGGCTCAAAGGCACAAAGACATCTCATACGCTTTGTGATGAAAACAACCCTGTTGTTCTTGAAAAAATAGTATTTGCAGAGCCAGTTGTCTCCATGAAGGTTGAACCAAAAACAAAAGCCGACCAGGAACGTCTTGGTATGGCGCTCTCGCGACTTGTTGATGAAGACCCGACATTTCGTGTTAAGACAGACACGGAAACACTTGAGACCATTATTTCCGGAATGGGCGAACTCCATTTGGAAATTCTCGTTGATCGCATGAAGCGCGAGTTTAAGGTCGAGGTAAATGTCGGCGCACCGCAGGTTGCATACCATGAGACAGTTACAACTCTTGCAGAAGCAGAGTCTAAATACATTCGTCAGACAGGTGGCCGTGGTCAATATGGTCACGTCAAGATTCGCGTTAAGCCGCTTGAGCCAATTGCAGAAGGCGAGAAGATCCCAAAGAACGTGAAGCGAGGTGATCATTTCGAATTCGTCAACTCGATTAAGGGAGGTGTTGTTCCACAAGAATATATTGCACCAGTTGAAAAGGGTGTTAAAGAAGCCATGGAACGAGGCATTTTGGCAGGGTTCCCTGTAGTTGATGTGTCCGTCGATCTTTATGACGGGTCGTACCACGAAGTCGACTCTTCGGAGCTTGCCTTCAAGATTGCTGGATCCCTCGCATTCCAAGATGCTGCGAAACGCGCAAAGCCGGTACTCTTGGAGCCTATTATGAAGCTTGAGGTAATTGTGCCGAAGAAGTTCATGGGTGATGTGACTGGAAACTTGAACTCCAAACGAGGTCAGGTCACAGACATGGAGGAACGCGGGGAGCTTCAGGTCATCCACGCGCTCATTCCTCTTGCAGAAATGTTCGGCTATGTCACCACCCTCCGTTCTATGACCGAGGGCCGAGGCACATCCACGATGGAATTTGAGAAATATGAAATAGTGCCACGTCACGTTGCCGAGGAAATCATTGCAAAACGAGCGTAA
- the tuf gene encoding elongation factor Tu — protein MAEQFKRDKPHVNVGTIGHVDHGKTTLTAAILHVLNLLGHKVKLRGVDEIDNAPEERERGITIALSHNEYETAKRHYAHIDAPGHADYVKNMITGAAQMDGAILVVAATDGAMPQTREHILLAKQVGVPKIIIFLNKCDMVDDKDMIDLVEEEVRELLTKYGYNGKEVPVIRGSALKALEATSKDDEWVKRIAELANALDEYIPQPDRDLDKPFLMPVEDIFSIEGRGTVVTGRIERGRIKVGSDIEIVGIKPTTKTTVTGIEMFNKSLDEGQAGDNAGILLRGSKKEDITRGQVLAAPGSVTPHTEFDAEIYVLTKEEGGRHTPFFTGYKPQFYIRTTDVTGEAMLPENVKMVMPGDTITIKVKLIAPVALEEQQRFAVREGGKTVGAGVVTKITV, from the coding sequence ATGGCAGAACAATTTAAGCGAGACAAGCCACACGTGAACGTCGGTACTATCGGCCACGTCGACCACGGTAAGACAACTCTCACCGCGGCTATTCTTCACGTCCTGAACCTTTTGGGACACAAGGTGAAGTTGCGTGGCGTTGACGAAATCGACAACGCACCAGAGGAAAGGGAGCGTGGTATTACTATTGCGCTTTCGCACAACGAATACGAGACCGCAAAGCGCCACTACGCGCACATCGATGCTCCAGGACACGCAGACTACGTCAAGAACATGATCACGGGTGCTGCGCAAATGGACGGCGCCATACTTGTCGTTGCCGCGACTGACGGTGCAATGCCCCAGACACGTGAGCACATTCTCCTTGCAAAGCAGGTTGGTGTTCCAAAAATCATTATCTTCTTGAACAAATGCGACATGGTAGACGACAAGGACATGATTGACCTTGTTGAAGAAGAAGTACGCGAGCTTTTGACAAAGTACGGTTACAACGGCAAAGAAGTGCCTGTAATCCGTGGTTCAGCACTCAAGGCTCTTGAGGCAACCTCCAAAGATGATGAATGGGTAAAGCGCATTGCTGAATTGGCAAACGCTCTTGATGAATACATCCCACAGCCGGATCGTGACCTCGACAAGCCATTTCTCATGCCTGTTGAAGACATCTTCTCCATTGAAGGTCGTGGTACAGTCGTTACGGGCCGTATCGAACGTGGCAGGATCAAGGTTGGTTCTGACATTGAAATCGTTGGTATTAAGCCAACAACAAAGACCACAGTCACAGGTATTGAAATGTTCAACAAGTCTCTTGACGAGGGTCAGGCAGGTGACAACGCAGGCATTCTCCTTCGAGGTAGCAAGAAAGAAGACATCACGCGTGGTCAAGTTCTTGCGGCTCCTGGTTCTGTTACACCTCACACAGAATTTGACGCAGAGATCTACGTTTTGACAAAAGAAGAAGGTGGTCGTCACACCCCGTTCTTCACGGGCTACAAGCCACAGTTCTACATTCGTACTACAGACGTAACAGGCGAGGCCATGCTTCCTGAAAATGTGAAGATGGTTATGCCTGGTGACACAATTACTATCAAAGTGAAACTCATTGCTCCGGTTGCACTTGAGGAACAGCAACGCTTTGCCGTTCGCGAAGGTGGCAAGACCGTCGGTGCGGGAGTGGTAACCAAGATTACCGTATAA
- the rpsJ gene encoding 30S ribosomal protein S10, producing MATETKQPKTARPRKKKEEAQVHRLRIRVMAYENKVLDASVKQIIDTAMRYGAELHGPVPLPTEIKKYTVNRSTFVHKNAREQFEMRIHKRLIDIVNPSPQVIESLTNLTLPSGVNIDVKMI from the coding sequence ATGGCAACAGAAACAAAACAACCCAAAACAGCACGTCCTCGAAAGAAGAAAGAGGAAGCGCAAGTGCACCGCCTTCGCATACGCGTCATGGCATATGAAAACAAAGTGCTCGACGCAAGCGTGAAGCAAATCATTGACACCGCAATGCGCTATGGAGCAGAGCTCCACGGGCCAGTGCCTCTTCCAACAGAAATCAAGAAATACACCGTTAACCGCTCAACGTTTGTGCACAAAAATGCCCGCGAACAGTTTGAGATGCGTATTCACAAACGACTGATTGATATTGTGAATCCATCACCGCAGGTGATTGAGTCATTAACCAATCTTACGCTGCCGTCAGGTGTTAATATCGACGTCAAAATGATCTAA
- the rplC gene encoding 50S ribosomal protein L3, with the protein MSFLLAKKQNMIQYFDEDGRAYPATVLVVGPTTVLQVKNVETDGYNAVQVGFGEQTHTRLSKAQRGHFKKSGTNPRHVKEFRTPEAPTQAVGEVVRVADAFKVGERIVVTGVSKGKGFQGVVKRHGFGGGPRSHGQKHSEREPGSIGATWPQRVIKGMRMAGRMGGDRVTVKGLKVLSIDAENNLLVVSGAVPGRRGTLLEVRSTK; encoded by the coding sequence ATGTCGTTCCTACTCGCAAAAAAACAGAATATGATTCAGTACTTTGACGAAGACGGGCGGGCATACCCCGCTACTGTTTTAGTTGTGGGACCAACGACAGTGCTGCAAGTCAAGAATGTTGAAACCGATGGTTACAACGCCGTACAAGTTGGCTTTGGTGAGCAGACCCACACACGCCTCTCAAAAGCGCAGAGAGGGCACTTCAAGAAATCGGGCACAAACCCACGCCATGTTAAGGAATTCCGCACACCTGAAGCCCCGACACAAGCTGTTGGTGAAGTGGTACGAGTCGCCGATGCTTTTAAGGTGGGTGAGCGTATTGTGGTCACCGGAGTTTCCAAAGGTAAGGGTTTCCAGGGTGTTGTTAAGCGGCATGGATTTGGCGGCGGACCTCGTTCTCATGGACAGAAACACTCGGAGCGCGAGCCCGGTTCTATTGGCGCTACGTGGCCCCAGCGTGTTATTAAGGGCATGAGAATGGCGGGCAGAATGGGGGGTGATCGCGTGACGGTAAAAGGCCTCAAGGTTTTGAGCATTGATGCAGAAAACAACCTTTTGGTAGTGAGCGGTGCAGTGCCAGGAAGGCGGGGCACACTCTTAGAAGTCAGGAGCACAAAGTAG
- the rplD gene encoding 50S ribosomal protein L4, with protein MESSIYNQKGEEVGKISLPESIFALPWNADLVHRAFVSYTVNDRMSIAHTKNRAEVAGGGRKPWRQKGTGRARHGSIRSPLWVGGGITFGPRSERVYEAKINKKEKTKALYVALSEKMRRGQIFFVDTLSFSEPKTREAKNLLTTLGTALGNDMGGTRTHGALFLTEKHEAALARSFRNIGNAEIKNISDVNLPDVLRSKYLVVVDPNKSLSILEGRKLHRRANA; from the coding sequence ATGGAATCATCAATTTACAACCAAAAAGGGGAGGAAGTCGGGAAGATCTCTCTGCCGGAGAGCATCTTTGCTTTGCCATGGAACGCCGATTTGGTGCATAGGGCTTTTGTTTCCTACACCGTTAACGACCGGATGTCGATTGCGCATACGAAAAACCGAGCAGAAGTAGCTGGTGGAGGCAGGAAGCCATGGCGACAAAAAGGCACGGGTCGTGCACGGCACGGGTCAATCCGGTCGCCCTTATGGGTTGGGGGTGGTATTACGTTCGGGCCTCGCAGTGAGCGAGTGTATGAAGCAAAGATAAACAAGAAAGAAAAAACAAAGGCGCTCTACGTCGCGCTCTCTGAAAAGATGCGCCGGGGACAAATTTTCTTTGTCGACACACTCTCTTTTTCAGAACCAAAGACACGAGAGGCAAAAAATCTCCTCACAACACTCGGTACTGCGTTGGGGAATGATATGGGGGGCACTCGTACACATGGGGCGCTGTTTCTTACTGAGAAACATGAAGCAGCGCTGGCGCGCAGTTTTCGCAATATTGGAAACGCAGAGATTAAGAATATTTCTGATGTGAATCTACCCGATGTTTTGCGCTCTAAGTATCTTGTCGTTGTCGATCCGAACAAAAGCCTCTCTATATTGGAGGGGAGGAAGCTACACCGTCGCGCAAATGCCTAA
- the rplW gene encoding 50S ribosomal protein L23, with translation MALFDLFKNKKKGKGDDAVTAKPARETATAETRARAKQSGTSAEAKEKKQNRATKAAVANTRDAAEGGEVYAPLILKPFITEKSSFMSADGAYVFAVSNDATKNEIKKAIKEMYKVTPRRVNIMTQTSKTRYLRGRIGVRARPKKAIVFLKKGDRIEFV, from the coding sequence ATGGCTTTATTTGATTTATTCAAAAATAAGAAGAAAGGTAAGGGAGATGACGCGGTAACCGCGAAACCGGCTCGTGAGACAGCGACCGCTGAAACACGCGCGCGCGCAAAGCAATCGGGCACGAGTGCGGAGGCAAAAGAGAAAAAGCAAAACCGTGCGACGAAGGCAGCGGTAGCTAACACCCGTGATGCCGCAGAAGGTGGCGAAGTATACGCCCCGCTTATCTTGAAGCCATTTATCACAGAAAAATCTTCTTTTATGAGTGCCGACGGTGCATATGTTTTTGCAGTGAGTAATGACGCTACGAAAAACGAGATCAAAAAGGCCATCAAAGAAATGTACAAGGTTACTCCAAGGCGAGTAAACATTATGACCCAGACATCTAAGACCCGTTATCTTCGCGGTCGCATAGGTGTTCGCGCACGTCCCAAGAAGGCGATTGTCTTTTTGAAGAAGGGTGATAGAATCGAATTCGTGTAA
- the rplB gene encoding 50S ribosomal protein L2 yields MKKLRPTTPGQRATILPSYNAVLTASKPFKALVRGGKRHGGRGNTGRITTRHKGGGHKRRRRLIDFRFDKKDIPARIETIEYDPDRSAFIALVLYNDGERRYILAPKGMRPGDAFIVSKTAELKPGNRTVLGNIPVGTFVHNVELQPDGGGKIARSAGGSAQVIAHAGAHTQLKMPSGEIRKVSRVGWATLGEVSHDEHKLRSLGKAGRSRWKGIRPTVRGVAMNPVDHPHGGGEAHHSIGLRSGPKTQQGKRVGGVKTRHVKKYSRNLIMQRRKNARERRR; encoded by the coding sequence ATGAAGAAATTACGACCAACAACACCAGGGCAACGAGCCACCATTCTCCCCAGCTATAACGCTGTTTTGACTGCAAGCAAGCCTTTCAAGGCTCTTGTACGTGGCGGCAAAAGACATGGAGGTCGCGGCAATACTGGCCGTATCACAACCCGGCACAAAGGAGGTGGGCACAAGAGACGTCGTCGTCTTATTGATTTTCGTTTTGATAAAAAAGACATCCCTGCTCGCATCGAGACCATTGAGTACGACCCAGACCGCAGCGCGTTTATCGCTCTCGTTCTTTACAATGACGGAGAACGCCGCTATATCCTCGCGCCAAAAGGTATGCGCCCCGGAGACGCGTTTATTGTTTCTAAGACCGCAGAGTTAAAGCCGGGCAACCGTACTGTTTTAGGAAATATTCCCGTTGGTACTTTTGTACACAATGTTGAGCTCCAACCAGACGGGGGTGGCAAAATCGCAAGATCGGCGGGAGGTTCTGCGCAAGTGATTGCACACGCAGGAGCGCACACGCAACTCAAAATGCCTTCAGGAGAAATACGCAAGGTTTCACGTGTGGGATGGGCGACTTTGGGTGAGGTATCTCACGATGAGCACAAATTGCGAAGTCTCGGCAAGGCTGGGCGTTCGCGCTGGAAAGGTATTCGTCCGACTGTTCGTGGCGTTGCCATGAACCCTGTTGACCACCCACACGGTGGTGGTGAAGCACACCACTCGATAGGGTTAAGATCAGGTCCCAAGACGCAACAAGGAAAGCGCGTTGGAGGAGTGAAGACTCGCCACGTCAAGAAGTATTCCCGCAACCTTATCATGCAAAGACGCAAGAATGCCCGCGAGCGTAGGCGCTAA
- the rpsS gene encoding 30S ribosomal protein S19, with product MVRSSYKGPYVDPKLIKKVEQQKPQGGVIKTWSRDSQIAPEMVGYTFGVYNGKEHLPVQVTEEMVGHRLGEFSPTKKFLRHGGKMQKELEQKKRESEIAAAAAAKVEKAPAEKKK from the coding sequence ATGGTGCGTTCATCCTATAAAGGTCCCTACGTTGACCCAAAGCTCATAAAGAAAGTTGAACAGCAGAAACCTCAGGGCGGGGTTATTAAGACATGGTCACGCGACAGCCAAATTGCACCCGAAATGGTCGGGTACACCTTTGGTGTTTACAACGGCAAAGAACACCTTCCAGTTCAGGTTACGGAAGAAATGGTGGGGCATCGTTTGGGTGAATTCTCGCCAACGAAGAAGTTCTTGCGGCACGGAGGCAAGATGCAGAAGGAGTTGGAACAGAAGAAGCGTGAGTCAGAGATTGCTGCGGCTGCAGCGGCGAAGGTTGAAAAAGCTCCTGCTGAGAAGAAGAAATAA
- the rplV gene encoding 50S ribosomal protein L22, with protein MKAFLRNYRQSPRKVRLLADLVRGKEVSDALVVLEAAVKRGALPLRKLLSSAIANAKKNNGANEGALYIKEIRVDEGPTMKRGMPRAFGRSAIIRKRTSHISLVLGEKMQKAETKQPATLKS; from the coding sequence ATGAAGGCCTTTTTACGAAACTATCGACAGTCACCAAGAAAAGTTCGGCTTCTCGCCGATCTTGTTCGTGGCAAGGAAGTTTCCGATGCTCTCGTTGTCTTGGAAGCGGCAGTGAAGCGTGGCGCGCTTCCCTTGCGAAAACTCTTGAGCTCAGCGATCGCTAACGCAAAAAAGAATAACGGCGCTAACGAAGGGGCGCTGTATATTAAGGAGATTCGTGTTGATGAAGGGCCGACAATGAAGCGTGGAATGCCTCGCGCATTTGGTCGTTCAGCGATTATTCGCAAGCGAACATCCCATATCTCTCTTGTCCTTGGAGAAAAGATGCAAAAGGCAGAAACCAAACAACCCGCTACGTTAAAAAGTTAA
- the rpsC gene encoding 30S ribosomal protein S3: protein MTHVVHPYAHRLGILRDWKSRWFKSGPQYREQLRGDTLLREYLVKRLRAFYIALIEIERNGKMTKVIISSSRPGMIIGRQGEGSLKLKNDIDEFARKKKLNLGEFKIEVTEVRSPESNAAVVAYMIAEGLEKRLAFRRVLKQTMDKVMANRQVKGARFALSGRLGGAEMGRREALKQGNIPLQTLRADVDFAREKAYLPYGVIGVKVWIYKGEVFEKSKEKPRR, encoded by the coding sequence ATGACACACGTCGTCCATCCATACGCACACAGATTAGGCATACTCCGTGACTGGAAGTCGCGCTGGTTTAAAAGTGGTCCGCAGTATAGAGAGCAGTTGCGTGGCGACACACTCTTGCGTGAATACCTTGTAAAACGCCTACGTGCTTTCTACATTGCGTTAATTGAGATTGAGCGAAATGGCAAGATGACTAAGGTTATCATCTCTTCTTCGCGCCCCGGAATGATTATCGGCAGACAAGGCGAAGGCTCTCTCAAATTGAAGAACGATATTGATGAGTTCGCTCGAAAGAAGAAGTTAAATCTCGGAGAATTTAAAATCGAGGTGACAGAAGTGCGTTCCCCAGAATCAAATGCGGCAGTGGTTGCCTACATGATCGCAGAAGGCCTTGAGAAGCGCCTTGCATTTCGCCGCGTGCTTAAGCAAACAATGGATAAGGTTATGGCGAACAGACAGGTCAAAGGTGCGCGTTTCGCGCTTTCAGGACGTCTCGGGGGTGCAGAAATGGGACGTCGCGAGGCCCTAAAACAAGGGAACATCCCACTTCAGACGCTCCGGGCTGATGTTGACTTTGCTCGAGAAAAAGCGTACCTTCCCTACGGTGTCATTGGTGTGAAAGTGTGGATTTACAAAGGCGAAGTGTTTGAAAAAAGCAAGGAAAAGCCCCGAAGATAG